One genomic segment of Gorilla gorilla gorilla isolate KB3781 chromosome 23, NHGRI_mGorGor1-v2.1_pri, whole genome shotgun sequence includes these proteins:
- the LOC129529606 gene encoding endogenous retrovirus group K member 5 Gag polyprotein, producing MGQTESKYASYLSFIKILLRRGGVRASTENLITLFQTIEQFCPWFPEQGTLDLKDWEKIGKELKQANREGKIIPLTVWNDWAIIKATLEPFQTGEDRVSVSDAPKSCVTDCEEEAGTESQQGMESSHCKYVAESVMAQSTQNVDYNQLQEIIYPESSKLGEGGPESLGPSEPKPRSPSTPPPAVQMPVTLQPQMQVRQAQTPRKNQVERDRVSIPAMPTQIQYPQYQPVENKTQPLVVYQYRLPTELQYRPPSEVQYRPQAVCPVPNSTAPYQQPTAVASNSPAPQDAALYPQPPTVRLNPTASHSGQGGALHAVIDEARKQGHLEAWRFLVILQLVQAGEETQVGAPARAETRCEPFTMKMLKDIKEGVKQYGSNSPYIRTLLDSIAHGNRLTPYDWEILAKSSLSSSQYLQFKTWWIDGVQEQVRKNQATKPTVNIDADQLLGTGPNWSTINQQSVMQNEAIEQVRAICLRAWGKIQDPGTAFPINSIRQGSKEPYPDFVARLQDAAQKSITDDNARKVIVELMAYENANPECQSAIKPLKGKVPAGVDVITEYVKACDGIGGAMHKAMLMAQAMRGLTLGGQVRTFGKKCYNCGQIGHLKRSCPGLNKQNIINQAITAKNKKPSGLCPKCEKGKHWANQCHSKFDKDGQPLSGNRKRGQPQAPQQTGAFPVQLFVPQGFQGQQPLQKIPPLQGVSQLQQSNSCPAPQQAAPQ from the coding sequence ATGGGGCAAACTGAAAGTAAATATGCCTCTTATCTCagctttattaaaattcttttaagaagagGGGGAGTTAGAGCTTCTACAGAAAATCTAATTAcgctatttcaaacaatagaacaaTTCTGCCCATGGTTTCCAGAACAGGGAACTTTAGATCTAAAAGATTGGgaaaaaattggcaaagaattaaaacaagCAAATAGGGAAGGTAAAATCATCCCACTTACAGTATGGAATGATTGGGCCATTATTAAAGCAACTTTAGAACCATTTCAAACAGGAGAAGATAGGGTTTCAGTTTCTGATGCCCCTAAAAGCTGTGTAACAGATTGTGAAGAAGAGGCAGGGACAGAATCCCAGCAAGGAATGGAAAGTTCACATTGTAAATATGTAGCAGAGTCTGTAATGGCTCAGTCAACGCAAAATGTTGACTACAATCAATTACAGGAGATAATATATCCTGAATCATCAAAATTGGGGGAAGGAGGTCCAGAATCACTGGGGCCATCAGAGCCTAAACCACGATCACCATCAACTCCTCCTCCCGCGGTTCAGATGCCTGTAACATTACAACCTCAAATGCAGGTTAGACAAGCACAAACCCCAAGAAAAAATCAAGTAGAAAGGGATAGAGTCTCTATCCCGGCAATGCCAACTCAGATACAGTATCCACAATATCAGCCGGtagaaaataagacccaaccGCTGGTAGTTTATCAATACCGGCTGCCAACCGAGCTTCAGTATCGGCCTCCTTCAGAGGTTCAATACAGACCTCAAGCGGTGTGTCCTGTGCCAAATAGCACGGCACCATACCAGCAACCCACAGCGGTGGCGTCTAATTCACCAGCACCACAGGACGCGGCGCTGTATCCTCAGCCGCCCACTGTGAGACTTAATCCTACAGCATCACATAGTGGACAAGGTGGTGCACTGCATGCAGTCATTGATGAAGCCAGAAAACAGGGCCATCTTGAGGCATGGCGGTTCCTGGTAATTTTACAACTGGTACAGGCCGGGGAAGAGACTCAAGTAGGAGCGCCTGCCCGAGCTGAGACTAGATGTGAACCTTTCACcatgaaaatgttaaaagatataaaggaaGGAGTTAAACAATATGGATCCAACTCCCCTTATATAAGAACATTATTAGATTCCATTGCTCATGGAAATAGACTTACTCCTTATGACTGGGAAATTTTGGCCAAATCTTCCCTTTCATCCTCTCAGTATCTGCAGTTTAAAACCTGGTGGATTGATGGAGTACAAGAACAGGTACGAAAAAATCAGGCTACTAAGCCCACTGTTAATATAGACGCAGACCAATTGTTAGGAACAGGTCCAAATTGGAGCACCATTAACCAACAATCAGTGATGCAGAATGAGGCTATTGAACAAGTAAGGGCTATTTGCCTCAGGGCCTGGGGAAAAATTCAGGACCCAGGAACAGCTTTCCCTATTAATTCAATTAGACAAGGCTCTAAAGAGCCATATCCTGACTTCGTGGCAAGATTACAAGATGCTGCTCAAAAGTCTATTACAGATGACAATGCCCGAAAAGTTATTGTAGAATTAATGGCCTATGAAAATGCAAATCCAGAATGTCAGTCGGCCATAAAGCCATTAAAAGGAAAAGTTCCAGCAGGAGTTGATGTAATTACAGAATATGTGAAGGCTTGTGATGGGATTGGAGGAGCTATGCATAAGGCAATGCTAATGGCTCAAGCAATGAGGGGGCTCACTCTAGGAGGACAAGTTAGAACATTTGGGAAAAAATGTTATAATTGTGGTCAAATCGGTCATCTGAAAAGGAGTTGCCCAGGcttaaataaacagaatataataaatcaaGCTattacagcaaaaaataaaaagccatctGGCCTGTGTCCAAaatgtgaaaaaggaaaacattgggccAATCAATGCCATTCTAAATTTGATAAAGATGGGCAACCATTGTCGGGAAACAGGAAGAGGGGCCAGCCTCAGGCCCCCCAACAAACTGGGGCATTCCCAGTTCAACTGTTTGTTCCTCAGGGTTTTCAAGGACAACAACCCCTACAGAAAATACCACCACTTCAGGGAGTCAGCCAATTACAACAATCCAACAGCTGTCCCGCGCCACAGCAGGCAGCGCCGCAGTAG